The DNA sequence TCCGACTCATTGCTTtgtcgtttgttaaaaaatgtatttttgtatggaaTGCAGCATTAACTACGAGACTGAAGAAAATCACTAAATTATGCTTGTGTAGTCTTACCCTAATCCCGATGACAGTCTCGCCAATATTGCCGCCCTTACTAAACGAGTCCGTTTATCAGTGTTGTCACAATTACTTAACCTAAAAGTTTTCAATGGTATAAAAATGTGTTATGTTAATAAAGGAATATAACTCCATAAGACTATTGGCCTAAGTATAAATCAACAAATAATCCAATGTTAGATGTATTGATTAATTGAAAGGCTTGTGAAGTTAGTAGCGAGAATTAGATATAGAAATGTAACGAATATTCGGTGTCAACGGTCAACAAAGAACCTCGATATTCCCCACAcaactataataaaaacttgtaaCGAAATATCATCAACGTACTAATAATTGCAAACTGCACTCACTAGTTGATAGTCCATACATCCAGCAAACCGTTCCTTTTCtggtattgttttttttttatgtatctaatatattttataatatgatgTTGAAATGGATATAAAATGATTCATACCTTGAATGTTATAATTTTCTAtgttaattaaatcaaaatgagtctgcaacgcgcttgtgatgatctggtgttgcaggcgcctataatcgcttaccaccagtaAGTAGAGCCGtacatacgcttgtttgctgacctagtagtataaaaaaattgcttgtcTGTAATGTCAGTTTGCGGACaatagttttacgtgataaagttgtaaaaaaagATTGATGAAtaattgcatacttttatgaattattatcactgaattatttcgaactgTTAGCTCTGATCTCACGCGAGAAGAGAGATAAATGTGTCACAAGTCAACGCTTGGGCCGATCGTGCCTCTCTATCGCTTGTTTcgcgctctcgcttgcacgTTCAGGCTCAGGCGGAACGGGACACGCTTCGTGATTTATAAGACGATATCATGTATTATAGATGTTGATAAACAACGATAAAGGACTTCAATACTACTGGGGGTCGTTAAGGgtaaagcttttatttatttataattcttcaAAGTCCTCTTTTGTTCATAACAATTTTCGAGTATTTTAATCACATGTttgcattattataatttgtaatattaaaatttcaaatttcgaatTATAGAAGTTTGAAATGATGTTATCTGCGTTCCAATGTTGCATATTACTTATAGTTGCGTACTTACGAATCTTTAGAAAAATGCACACCAGCTGAATATTATGTATTAACAATCGCTGCCGATTTCAACACaagcatttattatattattagtgtagataaaagtGTCACTAATCTAtggtatatttgtttgtgtCTGATGATGTTTGAcagcatttatatttttaaaaaaaatatgcaaacacTTGGGTTaacattttaagttattaatagtATATTTGACATACTATTCTCACCTAACGTTTAAATCTCTTAAACATGGTCTACACGTAAAattgttacttaaaaattatgaaatatagaGGTGGATCAGACGAAATTCTGTTGCGTGAAGTTTTCACTAGatgtttctttaaatttaacGAATATTATATGTTGtgagcatatattttttttattgcatgaactttaagtatatttatttttattacttttattattatttattaagaagatACAGAGTAGTTATTTTCTTATAGTGTAACAAAATATTGACATGTTATGCACTGTATGATGcacatatataaaatgtttgcgtAGAAAATTAACTTGAACTAAATAATCGGTGTACATGGATTGCATTTTTAgaatgcttaaataaataaataaattgttactagATTGAAGATATTTGTGGTGCTTGTTTGTATATGATATGCTTGTAAGGGGCCTATGTAGTGAGGCAGTTTGTTTTTTTACGATACTCTATATTGTGTGATACAGATACAAAGCAAAGCACAAATTATAAGTTATGTCTTTCACTTAAACCTACTTCACGTTATTTATGAAAAACATGTAAATAGTTTTACTCTGTGGTAAGACATActctgaaattattttatatgcacCTTTTTTgtcttcataaatatttaaaagaagtcgataaaacttctttaaataattaaattatactaatttgTGTTCAAAATTCtgcaaaatatatatacgtatttttCGTCACAACAACTTTTATCCTTATccttaattatatacaaaaatttacttaatgttTTGTTACCATTGATTTTTTAGAACTCTTCAGTGAAGCAAAAATAGAGTGATTAAATCACGAGATTTATTTAGGTGAAttactttgttatatttttttaaatagcgtaCAAAATTAATGGGgtacattttgttattatttaataagttgtcattgtataaatataaatatttcgttttgtATGTGAGATTAATAgaagaaaaaacaaaacaattatgtacaaatagttaattaaattaaaattcattcatttataaTCTCATGTttcataaaagttttaattaagtttaGAGTCTATGGAAATCttcataaaacatttaaataaataactataattacaACAATCTCAAATTGATGTGTATAAGTAGCtagtgtatttatttgtattgattctcaatattattgtatttcaatGAATTGTATTGAAACAAGTTTCAAGACTTAGAGCCTGTTTCACTGGTTGTTGGTAAAACTATCTGAAATACagatccaacagataaaaggttttaatatattttaattttagaccgTCAAATACTACTTTATTACTAAGATGCCTATTTTGTATTCGCTACCTTTAAATccaagttgtagtttattaacaGGTACAATGGTACTTCAGGAAGAATTGCACGGGTTCCTGGAGGACCTCGGTCTCTGCCTCCTGAACCAAGGGGAAACCCCCACCTTCGACACAATCCGGGGCGGCGAAAGGTACAGCAGTTATATTGATATAACTGCTGTATCGCCTGACCTGCTTGGCCTGGTGGACGGCTGGCGCGTGCGCGTAGACCTGACCAACTCGGACCACAACGCCATCACCTTCCTCATCAACACCAAACACATCAACACAAACACCATCAGACACACAACACGAAAATACTTCACAAAAAAGGCGAATTGGGCCCAGTTTCGTGAGAAACTGGGTCAAATTAAAACGCAAGAACACTTCACAATAGAcacaattaaaaacatacagACACACGCACAATTGGACTCCACAATAACTCAACTAAACGacataatacaaaaaacatGCACAAAAACAATGCCACTAACAAAACACAAGGAGGTCCTTGCGATGCCGTGGTGGAACGAGGGGTTGGCAGTGCTTAAGCGTGAGGTGGCCACCAGGAAAGGTAGGATCAGATGCGCGGCGCCGGTCAGGCGTCGCAAGGTTGTGGGGGAGTACCTGGAGGCGAAGGAAAGGTATGCGACCGAGGTGAGGCACGCGCAGACGCGCAGCTGGGTCGCCTTCTGTGAACGCCAGGATGGGGAATCGATGTGGGGAGGAATTTACAGGGTCCTCGGCAGGACCTCCAGGAGGGACGTGGACCCACCGCTGGTGGTAAACAATATGGGGTTAGATGCCAGGGGCTCGGCCCGACTCCTGGCTGAGACCTTCTACCCGGAGGACTCCGAAGAGGATGACTCCGAAGAGCACCGCCGGGTGAGGGTCTTGGCCGGGCGGACCGACATCGAGACTTCTTCGGGCCAAACTGACCCTCTATTCACTCACACAGAACTGAAGTTGGCTAGTCGGTCGTTTGACCCGAAGAAGGCCCCAGGTGCGGACGGTTTTACTGCCGATATATGCCTGCACGCAATCCAATCGGACCCGGACCTCTTTTTGTGCCTCTTCAACAGGTGCCTCGAGCTCCGATATTTTCCTAGGCCCTGGAAGGAGGCGACGGTCATCTTTCTCCGGAAGCCCGGGAAGACCGACTACACAACTCCTAGGTCATATCGTCCAATCGGTCTCCTTCCGGTGCTTGGGAAAATATTGGAGAAAATGCTAGTCGCCAGGCTAAAATACCACCTGCTGCCCAAGCTTAGTACTCGCCAATTTGGCTTCATGCCCCAGCGGAGCACCGAGGACGCCCTCTATACCCTAGTTAAGTTTATTAGAAACAAATTACAGGAAAAGAAGATAGTGGTTTTGATCTCGTTGGATATAGAGGGCGCCTTCGACAACGCTTGGTGGCCTAAAATAAAGGTAAGGTTGGCTGAGGAAAGGTGCCCCGAAAATATTCGGCGGCTCTTGGGCAGCTACCTGAGCGACAGACGTGCCAGAGTGAGGTACCTGGGGGAGGAGCACGTGAGGGACACCGGGAAAGGCTGCGTGCAGGGATCTATCGGTGGGCCGATTCTGTGGAACCTGCTCCTGGATCCACTGCTTCAGGAGTTGGAGGCCAAAGGCGAGTACGCGCAGGCGTTCGCCGACGATGTGGTGTTGGTGTTCGAGGGTGAAACGGCCCTCGAGATCGAACGTCGGGCCAATGCCGTCCTCGAACGTGTGAGGGCGTGGGGAGCATCTAATAAACTTCGGTTTGCGCCTCACAAGACAAACGCTATGGTTGTGACGCGCAAACTGAAGTATGACACCCCGCGTCTTCACATGGGCGGGGTCGACATTGTCCTGGCGAGCGAGATCAAGCTGCTGGGGGTCGTCATAGACAACAAACTCACCTTCAACGCCCACGTCGCGAACGTCTGCAGGCGCGCGCTCGCCTTTTACCACCAGCTGGCCCGGGCGGCTAAGGCCAGCTGGGGTCTCCATCCTGAAGTAATCCGCACTATTTACAGGGCGGTGGTTGAGCCCGTGATTTTGTATGCGGCTGCCGTCTGGGCGCCGGCCGTGGACAAGCTCGGTATTCGCAAGCAGCTGAACGTGGTCCAGCGGGGCTTCGCGCAGAAGCTTTGCAGGGCATACCGAACCACCTCTCTGAACTCCGCATTGTTGCTCGCTGGGATACTCCCCCTCGACCTCCGTGTCCGCGAAGCCGCGAATTTGTACGAGGCGAGACGGGGGGTCCCCCAGCGGGTGATAGGGGATCGAGAGGTGGAGCGGATGTCCTCGGCTCTGCGGTCTCCGCACCCCGCCTCTCATATCGACCTTGAGTTCAAGCGCCTGGCGGACCAAGAACAGTTCACCGCTAACAGCGAGCACACATTTAATATCTTCACGGACGGCAGCAAGATTGAGGGCAAAGTGGGTGCGGCGTTGTCCGTATGGGCTGGCGCCGCCGAAACCAAAACCCTCAAGCTTGCTTTGCCGTCCTATTGTACGGTCTACCAGGCGGAACTCTTGGCGATATGTCGGGCGGCACGGATGGCCGCAGACACCTTGGCTGGATCCGTCGGGATTTACTCCGACTCCTTGTCGGCACTGCTCACGCTGGAGAACCCGGTAGCCCCCCATCCCCTAGCCGTTGAAGCGCGGGGACACCTGCGAAGGGCTCTGCTCCGGGACAAACGTGTTAGTTTGTTCTGGATCAAAGCCCACGCAGGGCTGGAGGGCAATGAGCGTGCCGACCATctggccaaggaggctgcgctgaaGTCTAAACGCGCCTTTGACTATGACAGCTGCCCGGTTTCATTCATCAGGCGGAGCATTCGCATGCAATCGCTTGATGAATGGAACCAGCGGTATCGAGCCGGCGAAACGGCTGGTGTCACCAGGGTGTTCTTCCCTGACGCGATAGCCGCGTACAAAATCACGagcaaaataggggtggactggtTTGTCACCCAAGCGTTGACGGGGCATGGCGGATTCTCCGAATACTTGTACCGTTTCAAGTGTAAGGAGAGTccgtcgtgcgtctgcgaccctggGTGCTCCGAGTCCGTCCTCCACGTCCTCCTGGAGTGTCCTGCATTTGCCTACGAGAGGCTGCGTTTGGAAAATGAAACGGGTATACAAATAGTGGAAAGGAACCTGTGtgaaataattacaaacaacGCAACTAGAGAACTGTTCCTAcaatattgtgtaaaaatagttaaagcagttaatattagaaataagaattagtaaaattatgttttctggatataattgtatattgtagTATAACATAAGCAAGTAAGATTTAAGTAGGAATAGTATAAGAATTAGAATAGCTTCCAATGTAAAATTAGTTGTAAATTTTCAttagaagtaataataaatgtgtaagaGAATCTGTAAATAAAccttgtaacaaataaaatagtagTAAGAAAAGTAtgctaaaatgtaaataaaattattgtacgcAAACCCCTCTCATTTCCCCAAGAGTTGATAGTTTTAAGTAATACAGAATAGTAAGAATAGACTAGATTAGATGGGaacccacccagtgtgtgaatgAGGAATGAATGATAGAAAGAACTAGTATGctgaatgaaagtgcgagaggAATACTAGCGAGAACTGGAATGAATGAGTAGCGTAGGGACAGTCTCACACCCATGTGTGGGGgtctagtataaaaaaaaaaaaaaaaaaaaaaaaaaaaaaaaaaaaaaaaatggtacttCAGGGGGCTGCCTACCTACAGCTGATAAGacatataaataacttatttcgTGAGAAAAACTTTATCTGCAACTGGTGGAACAGGCTCTTTTAAATACGTCTTAACAAATGATCCAATACCAATGAATGTATTTGTCACAAACAAATACAGTGTGGTGACATGCACTGTGTTAAACATAACTTGATAAGTGTAGGTACCAGAATAGCTTTAATCTCCTACCACACTGGTTTCTATAAGGCCGCTGGCTGGCGTATATTAAACATGGTCTTGAAAAgtgtcatttattattatattaagccTATGGTGAATAGTTCTAGTGTAACAGGAGTCTTAACTTCGGTATTTAGCTATTtctatagataatatttttggcAACATTGAAAAGACTTGTATCAATAATGTTTGGCCGTAATATATTGTTGTATAAGttgagatttaatttaaattgaaatgtttatctacttatttattgtatgtatatgtcTATGAGTACAGGCCTAAtaaatgtgataaaaataaaacacatgtgGTTTAAATTTTTccattcataattaaattaatcattacaaaatttttgataaataagtatatttctaagtcaattatataaaatttttaaaagacgGGTGAATTTACGATGCCTTAAACACTAAGAAGTTTAAACTAATCTTAAATTACATTGTAAATggaataatataatgatattctttaaaaaattaaattgacatGATAACAAGATGCTAAAAAATGTTGAGCAATAAAATAGAGATCAATATAAagagtttatatttaaattgtaatattgaaaagaattgttaaagattttataaaaattatcaaattaaatatacttgCACGGTgtttatattctatttaaatttgtttacaaCAATGTGTCTCTTAAAATAGAAAACTAATTAGAATGATcaatgattaataattattcatatttcacaaaatataattagaacTAAAACAGTatgttgtgcaataaagtacataatttttaatgtcaCAAATCATGTATTGAAGCATAAAAGATCAAAAGAGTTATAATTAttccaaatacaaatatcacaacATTTTTCTTAAACTATTCTCTTTACACATACATCTTACATCAATAAACATCAATATTAAGTAGTTTAGCAGCATACAtgtataaatttacaattaactTAATATGAGTATCAGATCTAATATTTTAGGAAATCATAAGATAATATAGATTTCTGAGTCTTTATAATACTTTTAGTTTTAacctactaaataaaaaatggcatataagtaaatagataataaaaaataaaaaaaaatatggccacTGGGAgaaaaatattcttacaaatTTTTGTCTTAATATAACGTTGATagaaatgaaacaaatatatcCAAAATCTTATTAGGAATTATTATGGTGCTGATAATGTccttaatatttatagtaaaagaaaaaatatacctTTAAAACTGATATTTTTACAGTCTTTTTACAAATGGATTCTGAGTATtttccaaaataaattaaagctctttgtacaaaatttctgtattataaataaattatgtaaatgtaattaaatcgTAACTTAGATTATCATATAGTCAGCATACAGCTGCAGGATCGCCTTCCAACGTGCACGCTACATTATCTAATTTATGAGCTAGGTGCATTTTGTTTTCTAACCCTAAAATAATTTGTTCTCTATATTTACTGACATAGATATACAACTCTTTTAAAGCAGATAGAGTATCGAACTCATTAAGTTGTTCAACTGAAAGCTGCTGCATAGAGGTACTTAGCTCTTGGTCGGAAACTTGAGGTAATTGAGAAACACCTTGGTAAAATTGTATAACCATTTCTCTATAAGTCGGTAAGTCTTTtgcaaaaagtaatttattggaTGGTGAATCTTTACATAGGCGATGTTCTGTCAAAGAACATGCATCCATAAACGTTTGAGCAATCACAGATAAAGAGGAATCTACTGTTGAAGTTTTATTGATATCAAATATGAAATCTGGATTCTTTATAAGATTGACCCAAAACCTTAATGGCAAACTGTTAGATTTCCATGCATGGACGACTTCAGGGTTCATAATGCCGTGTGCTCTAGCAGCATCATCAAAAAGATCAAAAAGCCATTTAACAGCAGGAGGCAAAACTTCATTTACTGTTAGAATTGTACCGAAAAAGTCATCAACAAATTTATGAACAGTGCCTTTGGTAGAGAGGAGTCTGGTGAGAAATATTTCTGGAATGGCTTTATGACTGTGTTCTgaagttttgtttattatgtGTTGGTATTCAATAGGTTTAACCAAATGATAATAGTGTACATTTTGGTCAGTAATATCACTTTTGTATACCCTAATATGGGAATTCGAACAATAAATCCCAGTGCAATTTTTGCATGGAATTTTATATGGAGTATTAAAACTATCATTTTGTCGTGAAATTAAAGACATAACGGCAGATTCTTTAACTCCGTAATGAGCTAACGTATTTAATTTTCGCCAGCCGTTTAGAGTTTTCGTTGTTAAATCTTCATCTTGGAGTGTAACATGGCCACCTCTTCCATGTCTCCATTCTAAATCAACTTCATGGACGGAAGGTCTCATACTGAAAggcgtatttttaaataaagaatctaatattttagatttaacttGTGATATACTATCACAATCTAAAACTTTACATTGAACTTTTTCATCAAAATCATCTTGCACTATGTGTAAAGTTACAACTTGGTAGTCTATTTGctcttttaaaagtttttccTCTGATAAAGAGTACCTAGCTTCATGTGTTATAGCATCAACTACGCCCTTCTCAATTTGATGTTTTATTGCCTTAAACAATAAGAATAATGATGAACCTGCATAgtcctttaaataataatacatacataatgcCATCCAATTTGTGAGCATTTTTTCAACTACACTCTCTGTTCTTCTTAACATTAGTTGCGGATGTTTCGTACAAACTGATTTATCAATAAGGCGTAAAAGTAGAGACTTCAATATGTCAGTAGCATATTCCATTTTCCCCATTAGAATAACCATCAATAGTGACGCAACATTTACTTTATCTCTTATATTAAAAGACTTTTGAGCCTCTAATGTGTCGATAAATGACAAAaggaaacatttattatttaaaagttgctCAAACTGAATCATAGCTGCATCATAATTTGTTCGTGGCGTATTTATAAACTGACGTTGAACATTTAGTATAGGATGGTCAGATACGCCAGGAAAAAATACTTTCATAACATAATTTACATGATCCAAGGTAGGTATGCCAGAATGTTCCAAATCTGCTGCCAAATCAGACATATCAGTTTGAAGCTCTGCAAAAGCTAATTTACATTCTAGTCGAACGTTGCTCTCTAATGTGtccatttgtatttgtattcttTTGTATTCTCGTTCAGCTTTTGTACTCCTCCTTCGATACATAACCAAAACTATCATAAATATAAGGACTAAGAAGAATGTTCCGGCAGCAATTCCTGCAATGGCTTCTGgaggaaaattataatttcttaaaagCTCATAGTGTAAGTATCCAATAGGAAATCGCAAGTTTCTACCAATTTTAACAACTACTAAAGGTAAATTTATATCTGTGATCTGAAAACCATTCTCATCAGTATTGGTTGGTTGAACTTCTGGTGGAGTGCATAACAATTGTTGCATAGTAAGGCTTGTAACATTACACGGTTGGGTTCCAATTGTTACAATGACATCTGACTCATCACTTGCTCTGATGAGATTTTCGCCTTCAATTACTAAAGGATCACCCttatataatttgatttgatttggaAATTTATAAACATGAGGATCTTCAACAAACACCATATGAGTTCTAGGTGGATTGAAGTATTTTTCCAAATCATGCATTGTCTCTACATTATCCATTACAAACCCTACTTTCATAGCTACCTGTGGAGTACTTGTCTGAGATTTCGTTGCTTGTATTAtatcatagtattttttatttatagctgGACTGGGACATTCCATTTGATTTGAATTAAGCACAGTGCAACCTGTGGCATTAACAGGAATTTCTTCATTTGCATAGTAGAGTTTCATGAGAGGTTTTTGTATTGTATGCAAATTAGTACCATGAACTGTTATCATTCTTCCACCTGAAACAAAACTTTTCAAAGGCTTTATTTCCATAATTGTAGGATCtgatgtataattaaataaatctccATATAACGTTCGATTTGCATTATCTATAGATACTGTCAGTGTATGGATAATACGTGGTGTATTAGCTTTAGGAGTAATGCATATTAATCTACTATTTGATGTTTGCGTTTTATTTACAGAACATAACAATTCATCTAAATAAGCTGAAATTGTTGATCCAATGTTTAAGTGTTCACCCCCAATAGCTAATTGTGTACCTCCCGATACAGGTCCTAAGGATGGATAAATTCCTTgtaactgtatatttttataactgaaTAGTACTGACGATCTTGTATGGCCTGCTTCATTTTCTACAATTACAGGTACTACAACTGAAACATTAGATGGACCTGTCTTACATGTTATGCTAACAGATACTTCAAAGTCTACAATTTCACAGGGAACATCACCAATTCGAACTTTTCCAGTAACTTCTTCAACTCTTAATCCTAAATTACTACCTTCAATGGTCACTAGTGTTCCACCTTCAATAGGTCCACTCAATGGTTTTATCATGTCAATCCGTGGTTTAGGGCATTCTGTAACAGGATTGTCTAAGCATGATTCGCTATATGAACATGAATTTCCACACCATGTGCATTGATAAATGGAATTCCGAGTAATACAAAGTGAACAATCAGCGTGATCTCTATGAGATCCAAGAATTTCACACTTGTATAAAGTG is a window from the Melitaea cinxia chromosome 3, ilMelCinx1.1, whole genome shotgun sequence genome containing:
- the LOC123669342 gene encoding plexin-B, which produces MAAFVIVLVITFWLRCTIVYGYEFISQYPKNQNETFHFNHLVVDKVSGQVYAGSLNTLHQLSPDLKPLHVVRTGPKLDNPMCHASGCPSEDIQTTWTDNVNKILVIDQESRIVIACGSIAQGSCIKYKLGDLSADPEFVPESVAANDAEASTYAFIGPERYNSWDRSNVLYVGTTFTNNGEYRHDVPAIASRDLMTLQLAQFTFSKQSLIQIDVKYRDNFLVQYVYGFNSSDYAYFLIIQKHSHLAGNEELGYVSRLARTCVNDDNYNSYTEVTLECSVREETSVGKSEIVNYNLVQDAKIAKAGVNLANQLGIETGDSILVASFSPSKGISNEPTSKSAICVYSLQEIEIKFNENVHMCFNGSTKARNMGYISGMISDGKCPSVGSTGNILNFCEVGLKISGLYPIKAMSVIYWNDTLITSVTMSVTGLHTVAFLGTSEGVMKKVLIDADKALEYSSDSLIPGQKILPDTTLSPYGKTLYILAKNSIVQIATEKCTEHGNCSSCLESNDPHCGWCSLEKRCTVQNMCQKGTQSAPRWLSQYTGQQCIDFEQILPDRISMSEITNVQLVIRTLPELPFGAKYKCVFGNAPAIDAAVTSNGLACPTPDIKHRPKIPQNQDHIYVPLSVHSSETNKDFVSRNFAFYDCSKHITCHTCIMSEWACNWCIYDNKCTHDISVCQRTIISGENNPSKLLNHGIGHCPRIRQYKKPILLPNNVPKELELEVENLPHLQPGHTGFQCIVSIELANMILPARVESNHFIVCDKTMYSYEEDVGEYNISVKVFWNHKHYIDTITITLYKCEILGSHRDHADCSLCITRNSIYQCTWCGNSCSYSESCLDNPVTECPKPRIDMIKPLSGPIEGGTLVTIEGSNLGLRVEEVTGKVRIGDVPCEIVDFEVSVSITCKTGPSNVSVVVPVIVENEAGHTRSSVLFSYKNIQLQGIYPSLGPVSGGTQLAIGGEHLNIGSTISAYLDELLCSVNKTQTSNSRLICITPKANTPRIIHTLTVSIDNANRTLYGDLFNYTSDPTIMEIKPLKSFVSGGRMITVHGTNLHTIQKPLMKLYYANEEIPVNATGCTVLNSNQMECPSPAINKKYYDIIQATKSQTSTPQVAMKVGFVMDNVETMHDLEKYFNPPRTHMVFVEDPHVYKFPNQIKLYKGDPLVIEGENLIRASDESDVIVTIGTQPCNVTSLTMQQLLCTPPEVQPTNTDENGFQITDINLPLVVVKIGRNLRFPIGYLHYELLRNYNFPPEAIAGIAAGTFFLVLIFMIVLVMYRRRSTKAEREYKRIQIQMDTLESNVRLECKLAFAELQTDMSDLAADLEHSGIPTLDHVNYVMKVFFPGVSDHPILNVQRQFINTPRTNYDAAMIQFEQLLNNKCFLLSFIDTLEAQKSFNIRDKVNVASLLMVILMGKMEYATDILKSLLLRLIDKSVCTKHPQLMLRRTESVVEKMLTNWMALCMYYYLKDYAGSSLFLLFKAIKHQIEKGVVDAITHEARYSLSEEKLLKEQIDYQVVTLHIVQDDFDEKVQCKVLDCDSISQVKSKILDSLFKNTPFSMRPSVHEVDLEWRHGRGGHVTLQDEDLTTKTLNGWRKLNTLAHYGVKESAVMSLISRQNDSFNTPYKIPCKNCTGIYCSNSHIRVYKSDITDQNVHYYHLVKPIEYQHIINKTSEHSHKAIPEIFLTRLLSTKGTVHKFVDDFFGTILTVNEVLPPAVKWLFDLFDDAARAHGIMNPEVVHAWKSNSLPLRFWVNLIKNPDFIFDINKTSTVDSSLSVIAQTFMDACSLTEHRLCKDSPSNKLLFAKDLPTYREMVIQFYQGVSQLPQVSDQELSTSMQQLSVEQLNEFDTLSALKELYIYVSKYREQIILGLENKMHLAHKLDNVACTLEGDPAAVC